The following are encoded in a window of Streptomyces sp. SAT1 genomic DNA:
- a CDS encoding PP2C family protein-serine/threonine phosphatase, which produces MAEDPAGSGASPPWAAPGDDAARRQRLQALELLLAEQRFRIGRHVSACGAAGRDQGGGTGTGALPRPAAAPVGEAVRTLLDSLPVPVTVIRPLPGALNPHDRFLYVGQNRAAREYAARILPPGGLAPWSGPVPLFERFPTLAGTAVPRLLDEVCRTGRPQGPEAAEWPLPGPDGLTVRVSSEVRVTPADDLLLVSWERGHESLMAQEAQRLVGVCWAEWSLGDGAVEVSSGFGHVLGAPDGEPPPGLLELGRRLTPRSLDALYRAVHDILLSAPVAECDLRLTGPDDRIVHLVAEPVRLTSGPVWAVRAVLHDATSDRRSHALAERATREAQVQRERADTVAEVAERLRDAVLPGFPAELARHGVEAVAVYRPEARAARVGGDWYKTRVLPSGKLLVALGDARGHGLAAVTLMAKLRYALAGLAYTGEWVERLTGWLNAVACDDGEESTATAVIARYHPDHRLLRWTCAGHPVPVLVRDGEPRLLDPPPGGPGMPLGVLPEETYTAAETPLRPGDVVLLYSDGLIERRGSDLDRDSARLLRAVARGAAGGVPPGRDALDAFVRDLVDGLTGPHAEDDATVLAFRVVDPDAREGKGG; this is translated from the coding sequence ATGGCCGAGGACCCGGCGGGTTCCGGCGCCTCGCCCCCATGGGCGGCGCCCGGTGACGACGCGGCGCGCCGGCAGCGCCTCCAGGCCCTGGAGCTGCTCCTGGCCGAGCAGCGCTTCCGGATCGGCAGGCATGTGAGCGCGTGCGGGGCCGCCGGGCGGGACCAGGGCGGCGGCACCGGCACGGGCGCGCTCCCCCGCCCCGCCGCCGCGCCGGTGGGCGAGGCCGTGCGGACCCTGCTCGACTCGCTGCCGGTCCCGGTCACGGTGATCCGCCCGCTGCCCGGCGCGCTGAACCCGCACGACCGGTTCCTCTACGTGGGCCAGAACCGGGCCGCCCGCGAGTACGCCGCCCGGATCCTGCCGCCCGGCGGGCTGGCGCCCTGGTCCGGCCCGGTACCGCTGTTCGAGCGCTTCCCCACCCTGGCCGGCACCGCCGTGCCCCGGCTGCTCGACGAGGTCTGCCGCACCGGCCGGCCGCAGGGCCCGGAGGCCGCCGAGTGGCCGCTGCCGGGCCCGGACGGGCTCACCGTCCGGGTCAGCAGCGAGGTGCGGGTGACGCCTGCGGACGATCTGCTGCTGGTCAGCTGGGAACGCGGCCACGAGTCCCTGATGGCGCAGGAGGCGCAGCGCCTGGTGGGGGTCTGCTGGGCCGAGTGGAGCCTGGGCGACGGCGCCGTCGAGGTGTCCTCCGGGTTCGGGCACGTCCTCGGGGCGCCCGACGGCGAGCCGCCGCCCGGCCTGCTGGAGCTGGGGCGGCGGCTGACACCGCGGAGCCTGGACGCGCTGTACCGGGCCGTCCACGACATCCTGCTGAGCGCGCCGGTGGCGGAGTGCGACCTGCGCCTGACCGGTCCCGACGACCGGATCGTCCATCTCGTCGCCGAGCCGGTACGGCTCACCTCGGGGCCGGTGTGGGCGGTGCGCGCGGTGCTGCACGACGCCACCTCCGACCGGCGCAGCCACGCGCTGGCCGAGCGGGCGACCCGGGAGGCCCAGGTCCAGCGGGAACGCGCGGACACCGTCGCCGAGGTGGCCGAACGGCTCCGCGACGCCGTCCTGCCCGGCTTCCCGGCGGAACTGGCCCGGCACGGCGTGGAGGCGGTGGCCGTCTACCGGCCCGAGGCGCGCGCCGCACGGGTCGGCGGCGACTGGTACAAGACCCGTGTACTGCCCTCGGGCAAGCTGCTCGTCGCGCTCGGCGACGCCCGCGGCCACGGCCTGGCCGCCGTCACGCTGATGGCGAAGCTGCGGTACGCGCTGGCCGGTCTCGCGTACACGGGCGAGTGGGTGGAACGGCTCACCGGCTGGCTCAACGCGGTCGCCTGCGACGACGGCGAGGAGTCCACCGCCACCGCGGTCATCGCCCGCTACCACCCCGACCACCGGCTGCTGCGCTGGACCTGCGCGGGCCACCCGGTGCCGGTCCTGGTCCGCGACGGCGAGCCCCGGCTGCTCGATCCGCCCCCGGGCGGCCCCGGCATGCCGCTGGGCGTGCTGCCGGAGGAGACGTACACGGCGGCGGAGACGCCGCTGCGCCCCGGGGACGTGGTGCTGCTCTACTCGGACGGCCTGATCGAGCGCCGCGGCTCCGACCTCGACCGGGACTCCGCGCGGCTGCTGCGGGCCGTCGCGCGGGGCGCGGCGGGCGGCGTCCCGCCGGGGCGCGACGCGCTCGACGCCTTCGTGCGGGACCTGGTCGACGGTCTCACCGGCCCGCACGCGGAGGACGACGCGACGGTGCTGGCGTTCCGCGTGGTGGACCCGGACGCGCGGGAGGGGAAAGGAGGCTGA
- the glmS gene encoding glutamine--fructose-6-phosphate transaminase (isomerizing), whose protein sequence is MCGIVGYVGVQSALDVVMAGLRRLEYRGYDSAGVAVLADGGLAAAKRAGKLVNLEKELVERPLPTGSTGIGHTRWATHGGPTDANAHPHLDNAGRVAVVHNGIIENFALLRAELAERGHGLASETDTEVVAHLLAEAFSSCADLAEAMRQVCRRLEGAFTLVAVHADAPGVVVGARRNSPLVVGVGEGEAFLASDVAAFIAHTRSAIELGQDQVVELRRDGVTVTGFDGRPAEVRSYNVDWDAAAAEKGGYDYFMLKEIAEQPKAVADTLLGRIDAAGSLTLDEVRIDAAELRETDKVVIVACGTAFHAGLIAKYAIEHWTRVPCEVELASEFRYRDPILDARTLVVAISQSGETMDTLMALRHAREQGARVLAICNTNGSTIPRESDAVLYTHAGPEVAVASTKAFLTQLVACYLVALYLGQVRGTQWGDEIRAVIRDLSRIGGAVERVLETMEPVRELARSLAEKNTVLFLGRHVGYPVALEGALKLKELAYMHAEGFAAGELKHGPIALIDEDLPVVVVVPSPRGRSLLHGKIVSNIQEIRARGARTIVIAEEGDEAVVPYADHLIRVPATPTLLQPLVATVPLQVFACELATARGNEVDQPRNLAKSVTVE, encoded by the coding sequence ATGTGCGGAATCGTGGGATATGTGGGTGTGCAGTCGGCGCTCGACGTGGTGATGGCGGGGCTGCGGCGGCTGGAGTACCGGGGGTACGACTCGGCGGGGGTGGCGGTGCTCGCGGACGGCGGGCTCGCGGCGGCCAAACGGGCCGGGAAGCTGGTCAATCTGGAGAAGGAGCTGGTGGAACGGCCGCTGCCGACCGGGTCCACCGGCATCGGGCACACCCGGTGGGCGACCCACGGCGGGCCCACCGACGCCAACGCGCACCCGCACCTCGACAACGCCGGGCGCGTCGCGGTCGTGCACAACGGGATCATCGAGAACTTCGCGCTGCTGCGCGCCGAACTCGCCGAGCGCGGTCACGGCCTGGCCTCCGAGACGGACACCGAGGTCGTCGCGCATCTGCTCGCCGAGGCGTTCTCCTCGTGCGCGGATCTCGCCGAGGCCATGCGGCAGGTGTGCCGGCGCCTCGAAGGGGCGTTCACGCTGGTGGCCGTGCACGCCGACGCGCCCGGTGTGGTCGTCGGCGCCCGCCGCAACTCGCCGCTGGTCGTGGGGGTCGGGGAGGGCGAGGCGTTCCTCGCCTCCGATGTCGCCGCGTTCATCGCGCACACCCGCTCCGCGATCGAACTCGGCCAGGACCAGGTCGTCGAACTGCGCCGGGACGGCGTCACCGTCACCGGCTTCGACGGACGGCCCGCCGAGGTCCGCTCCTACAACGTCGACTGGGACGCCGCCGCCGCCGAGAAGGGCGGCTACGACTACTTCATGCTCAAGGAGATCGCCGAGCAGCCCAAGGCGGTCGCCGACACCCTGCTCGGCCGGATCGACGCGGCCGGCTCGCTGACCCTGGACGAGGTGCGCATCGACGCCGCCGAGCTGCGCGAGACGGACAAGGTCGTCATCGTCGCCTGCGGTACGGCCTTCCACGCGGGCCTGATCGCCAAGTACGCCATCGAGCACTGGACCCGCGTCCCCTGCGAGGTCGAGCTGGCCAGCGAGTTCCGCTACCGGGACCCCATTCTCGACGCCCGGACGCTGGTCGTGGCCATCTCCCAGTCCGGGGAGACCATGGACACCCTGATGGCGCTGCGGCACGCCCGCGAGCAGGGCGCCCGGGTGCTCGCCATCTGCAACACCAACGGCTCCACCATCCCGCGCGAGTCGGACGCGGTGCTCTACACCCACGCCGGGCCCGAGGTCGCCGTCGCCTCCACCAAGGCGTTCCTGACCCAGCTGGTCGCCTGCTACCTGGTCGCCCTCTATCTCGGCCAGGTGCGCGGCACCCAGTGGGGCGACGAGATCCGCGCCGTCATCCGCGACCTCTCGCGCATCGGCGGCGCCGTCGAACGCGTCCTGGAGACCATGGAGCCGGTGCGGGAACTCGCCCGCTCGCTGGCGGAGAAGAACACCGTGCTCTTCCTCGGGCGGCACGTCGGGTACCCGGTCGCCCTGGAGGGCGCGCTCAAGCTCAAGGAGCTCGCGTACATGCACGCCGAGGGCTTCGCGGCCGGCGAGCTGAAGCACGGGCCGATCGCCCTCATCGACGAGGACCTGCCGGTCGTCGTGGTCGTCCCCTCGCCGCGCGGCCGGTCCCTGCTGCACGGCAAGATCGTCTCCAACATCCAGGAGATCCGCGCCCGGGGCGCCCGGACCATCGTGATCGCCGAGGAGGGCGACGAGGCGGTCGTCCCCTACGCCGACCACCTCATCCGCGTCCCGGCCACACCCACCCTGCTCCAGCCGCTGGTCGCCACGGTGCCCCTCCAGGTCTTCGCCTGCGAACTGGCCACCGCCCGGGGCAACGAGGTGGACCAGCCCCGCAACCTGGCGAAGTCGGTGACCGTGGAGTAG
- a CDS encoding DUF4287 domain-containing protein: protein MTAAPVKGPASYFPSIEKKYGRPVAEWKELIRSSPPARHMELVAWLKTEHGLGHGHANALVAHTLAEDSGK from the coding sequence ATGACCGCCGCACCCGTCAAGGGCCCCGCCAGCTACTTCCCCTCCATCGAGAAGAAGTACGGCCGGCCGGTCGCCGAGTGGAAGGAACTGATCCGCTCCTCGCCGCCGGCCCGGCACATGGAACTGGTCGCCTGGCTCAAGACCGAGCACGGCCTCGGCCACGGCCACGCCAACGCCCTGGTGGCGCACACCCTGGCCGAGGACAGCGGCAAGTAG
- a CDS encoding holo-ACP synthase, with amino-acid sequence MSIIGVGIDVAEIDRFAASLERTPGLVARLFVERELLLPSGERRGMASLAARFAAKEAVAKALGAPAGLLWTDAEVYVEDSGRPRLRVKGSVAARAAELGVRSWHLSLSHDAGVASAVVVAEG; translated from the coding sequence ATGAGCATCATCGGGGTCGGTATCGACGTGGCCGAGATCGACCGGTTCGCGGCGTCGCTGGAGCGGACGCCCGGACTGGTCGCCCGCCTCTTCGTGGAACGGGAACTGCTGCTGCCCAGCGGCGAGCGCCGGGGCATGGCCTCGCTCGCCGCCCGGTTCGCCGCCAAGGAGGCCGTGGCCAAGGCGCTCGGCGCCCCCGCCGGGCTGCTGTGGACGGACGCGGAGGTGTACGTCGAGGACAGCGGGCGGCCCCGGCTGCGGGTGAAGGGCTCGGTGGCGGCGCGCGCCGCCGAACTCGGCGTACGGTCCTGGCACCTCTCGCTCAGCCATGACGCGGGCGTGGCCTCCGCCGTCGTCGTCGCGGAGGGGTAG
- the coaA gene encoding type I pantothenate kinase, producing MPRSAHRSRPEATPYVDLTRDEWSALRDKTPLPLTAEEVERVRGLGDVIDLDEVRDVYLPLSRLLNLYVGATDGLRGALNTFLGEQGSQSGTPFVIGVAGSVAVGKSTVARLLQALLSRWPEHPRVERVTTDGFLLPTRELQARGLMSHKGFPESYDRRALTRFVADVKAGKAEVTAPVYSHLIYDIVPGEKLTVRRPDILIVEGLNVLQPALPGQDGRTRVGLADYFDFSVYVDARTEDIERWYLNRFRKLRDTAFQDPSSYFRKYTQVSEDEALDYARTMWRTINRPNLVENIAPTRGRATLVVRKGPDHKVQRLRLRKL from the coding sequence ATGCCGCGGAGCGCCCACCGGTCAAGGCCGGAGGCGACTCCCTATGTCGACCTCACTCGTGACGAGTGGAGCGCGCTGCGTGACAAGACGCCGCTGCCGCTCACCGCCGAGGAGGTGGAGCGGGTGCGCGGGCTCGGGGACGTCATCGACCTGGACGAGGTGCGGGACGTGTACCTGCCGCTGTCCCGGCTGCTCAACCTCTACGTCGGCGCGACCGACGGGCTGCGCGGCGCGCTGAACACGTTCCTCGGCGAGCAGGGCTCGCAGTCCGGGACGCCGTTCGTCATAGGGGTGGCGGGCTCGGTCGCGGTCGGCAAGTCGACCGTGGCCCGGCTGCTCCAGGCGCTGCTGTCGCGCTGGCCCGAGCACCCGCGGGTGGAGCGGGTGACCACGGACGGGTTTCTGCTGCCGACGCGGGAGCTCCAGGCGCGCGGCCTGATGTCCCACAAGGGGTTCCCGGAGTCGTACGACCGCCGGGCGCTCACCCGGTTCGTCGCCGATGTGAAGGCGGGCAAGGCGGAGGTGACCGCGCCCGTCTACTCGCACCTGATCTACGACATCGTGCCCGGCGAGAAGCTGACCGTCCGCCGCCCGGACATCCTGATCGTGGAGGGCCTGAACGTCCTCCAGCCCGCGCTGCCGGGGCAGGACGGCCGCACCCGGGTCGGGCTCGCCGACTACTTCGACTTCAGCGTGTACGTCGACGCGCGCACCGAGGACATCGAGCGCTGGTACCTGAACCGGTTCCGCAAGCTGCGCGACACCGCCTTCCAGGACCCCTCCTCGTACTTCCGCAAGTACACCCAGGTGTCCGAGGACGAGGCCCTCGACTACGCCCGCACCATGTGGCGGACCATCAACCGGCCGAACCTGGTGGAGAACATCGCGCCCACCCGCGGCCGGGCCACGCTCGTCGTGCGCAAGGGCCCCGACCACAAGGTGCAGCGGCTGCGGCTGCGCAAGCTGTGA
- a CDS encoding NAD(P)H-hydrate dehydratase, producing the protein MRIAHSVETVRTAERALVARLPEGALMQRAAAGLAAACADLLGRVYGRRVVLLVGSGDNGGDALYAGARLARRGAGVTAVELAPGRTHPGGLAALRRAGGTVTRADAGPAAVDRADLVVDGIVGIGGRGGLRPEAEQLAGHAARARAAVVAVDLPSGVEADSGEVRGAAVRADLTVTFGTHKPGLLVDPAREYAGTVRLVDIGLGAELPADPELEALQHADVAALLPRPAAESDKYRRGVVGVAAGSARYPGAAVLAVSGALRGGAGAVRYVGPAGEAVIARFPETLVSDRGPREAGRVQAWVVGPGAGDDAATVAEVLASPVPVLLDADGLRLAGRAAVRDREAPTLMTPHAGEAAALLGVAREEVEAARLSAVRELAAAYRATVLLKGSTTLVAGPDGGPVRVNPTGTPYLATAGSGDVLSGLAGSLLAAGLSPLDAGSAGAYLHGLAGRFASAGAPAGAHDVAAAIPDAWRDVRDVPDARG; encoded by the coding sequence ATGCGTATCGCCCACAGCGTCGAGACGGTCAGAACAGCCGAGCGCGCCCTCGTGGCGCGGCTGCCCGAGGGGGCGCTCATGCAGCGCGCCGCCGCCGGGCTCGCCGCCGCCTGCGCGGACCTGCTCGGGCGGGTGTACGGCCGCCGGGTGGTGCTGCTGGTGGGCAGCGGCGACAACGGCGGCGACGCGCTGTACGCGGGCGCCCGGCTGGCCCGCCGCGGCGCCGGGGTCACCGCGGTCGAACTCGCCCCCGGCCGCACCCATCCGGGCGGACTCGCGGCCCTGCGGCGCGCGGGCGGCACGGTCACCCGCGCGGACGCGGGACCGGCCGCGGTCGACCGGGCCGACCTGGTCGTCGACGGGATCGTGGGCATCGGCGGCAGGGGCGGGCTGCGCCCCGAGGCGGAACAGCTGGCCGGGCACGCGGCCCGCGCCCGTGCCGCCGTGGTCGCCGTCGACCTGCCCAGCGGGGTCGAGGCGGACAGCGGCGAGGTGCGCGGGGCGGCCGTCCGCGCCGACCTGACCGTCACCTTCGGCACGCACAAGCCGGGGCTGCTGGTCGACCCGGCCCGCGAGTACGCCGGTACGGTCCGGCTCGTCGACATCGGCCTGGGCGCCGAACTGCCCGCCGACCCCGAGCTGGAGGCGCTCCAGCACGCCGACGTGGCCGCGCTGCTGCCGCGCCCGGCCGCCGAGAGCGACAAGTACCGGCGGGGCGTGGTCGGGGTCGCCGCGGGCTCGGCCCGCTATCCGGGCGCGGCGGTGCTCGCGGTGTCGGGCGCGCTGCGCGGCGGGGCGGGCGCCGTACGGTACGTCGGCCCGGCCGGGGAGGCGGTGATCGCCCGGTTCCCGGAGACCCTGGTGTCCGACCGGGGGCCGCGCGAGGCGGGCCGGGTCCAGGCGTGGGTGGTGGGCCCGGGGGCCGGGGACGACGCGGCGACGGTGGCCGAGGTGCTGGCGTCACCGGTGCCCGTGCTGCTGGACGCGGACGGGCTGCGGCTGGCCGGCCGCGCCGCCGTACGGGACCGCGAGGCGCCCACCCTGATGACCCCACACGCGGGCGAGGCCGCCGCCCTGCTGGGGGTGGCGCGCGAGGAGGTCGAGGCGGCCCGGCTGTCCGCCGTGCGGGAGCTGGCCGCCGCCTACCGGGCGACCGTGCTGCTGAAGGGCTCGACCACGCTCGTCGCCGGTCCGGACGGCGGTCCCGTCCGGGTCAACCCGACCGGCACCCCGTACCTCGCCACGGCCGGCAGCGGCGATGTGCTGTCCGGTCTCGCGGGCTCCCTGCTGGCGGCCGGGCTCTCCCCCCTGGACGCGGGCAGCGCGGGCGCCTACCTGCACGGACTCGCCGGCCGCTTCGCCTCGGCCGGCGCCCCCGCAGGCGCCCACGACGTCGCGGCCGCGATCCCGGACGCCTGGCGGGACGTACGGGACGTACCGGACGCACGGGGCTGA
- the tsaE gene encoding tRNA (adenosine(37)-N6)-threonylcarbamoyltransferase complex ATPase subunit type 1 TsaE: MPAAPHSAADPVSVELTLTAAEQTRELGRRLAGLLRAGDLVMLSGELGAGKTTLTRGLGEGLGVRGAVTSPTFVIARVHPSLGDGPPLVHVDAYRLGGGLDEMEDLDLDVSLPDSVIVVEWGEGKVEELTEDRLQIAIHRSTGTASEAGEADDETRRLTVTGIGPRWSAADLSVLTAQDRS, encoded by the coding sequence ATGCCAGCAGCACCGCACAGCGCGGCTGACCCCGTGTCCGTCGAGCTCACCCTCACCGCCGCCGAGCAGACGCGGGAGCTGGGCCGCCGGCTCGCCGGTCTGCTGCGCGCGGGCGACCTCGTGATGCTCAGCGGGGAGCTGGGCGCGGGCAAGACCACGCTGACCCGCGGACTCGGTGAGGGCCTGGGCGTGCGCGGCGCCGTCACCTCCCCGACCTTCGTGATCGCCCGGGTGCACCCGTCGCTCGGCGACGGGCCGCCGCTCGTCCACGTCGACGCGTACCGCCTGGGCGGCGGGCTCGACGAGATGGAGGACCTCGATCTGGACGTCTCGCTGCCGGACTCGGTGATCGTCGTCGAGTGGGGCGAGGGCAAGGTCGAGGAGCTGACCGAGGACCGCCTCCAGATCGCCATCCACCGCTCGACCGGGACGGCTTCCGAGGCCGGGGAGGCGGACGACGAGACGCGTCGGCTGACGGTGACCGGGATCGGCCCGCGCTGGTCGGCCGCGGATCTGAGCGTCCTCACCGCCCAGGACAGGTCCTAG
- a CDS encoding alpha/beta fold hydrolase → MSESSAAAGASGAFGGWRRATGIAGAAIGVVAAGAAATVAVERMTVGRNMRRKARLALDSAGPYGSLRGTPGRAYADDGTELYYEIDEIAEADKADKADETDDLDPAAEALSERRRRLFGLKAPAPVTVVFSHGYCLGQDSWHFQRAALRGVVRSVYWDQRSHGRSGRGVAQSRDGVPLTIDQLGRDLKAVLDAAAPEGPVVLVGHSMGGMTVMALAAQYPELIRDRVVATAFVGTSSGRLGEVNFGLPLAGVNAVRRVLPGVLKALGQRAELVERGRRATADLFAGVIKRYSFAGRDIDPAVARFAERMIESTPIDVVAEFYPAFTDHDKTEALALFARRPVLVLAGVQDLVTPSEHSEAIADLLPDAELVLVPDAGHLVMLEHPEVVTDRLADLLTRAGAVPAGATVGEHGKASNASSTAQRG, encoded by the coding sequence GTGAGCGAGAGCAGTGCGGCTGCCGGCGCCTCGGGGGCGTTCGGCGGCTGGCGCAGGGCGACCGGTATCGCGGGCGCCGCGATAGGCGTGGTGGCGGCGGGCGCCGCCGCCACCGTCGCCGTCGAACGGATGACCGTGGGCCGGAACATGCGCAGGAAGGCCCGGCTCGCCCTGGACTCGGCGGGGCCGTACGGATCGCTGCGCGGCACCCCGGGACGGGCGTACGCCGACGACGGCACCGAGCTGTACTACGAGATCGACGAGATCGCCGAGGCCGACAAGGCCGACAAGGCCGACGAGACCGACGACCTCGACCCGGCCGCCGAGGCGCTCTCCGAGCGCCGCCGCCGGCTCTTCGGGCTGAAGGCCCCCGCGCCCGTGACCGTCGTCTTCAGCCACGGCTACTGCCTCGGCCAGGACTCCTGGCACTTCCAGCGTGCCGCGCTGCGCGGGGTGGTCAGGTCCGTGTACTGGGACCAGCGCAGCCACGGCCGGTCCGGGCGGGGCGTGGCCCAGAGCCGGGACGGCGTGCCGCTCACCATCGACCAGCTGGGCCGCGATCTGAAGGCCGTCCTCGACGCCGCCGCGCCCGAGGGCCCGGTCGTGCTGGTCGGGCACTCCATGGGCGGGATGACCGTGATGGCCCTGGCCGCCCAGTACCCGGAGCTGATCAGGGACCGGGTCGTCGCCACCGCCTTCGTGGGCACCTCCTCGGGGCGGCTGGGCGAGGTCAACTTCGGGCTGCCGCTGGCCGGGGTCAACGCGGTGCGGCGGGTGCTGCCCGGTGTGCTCAAGGCGCTCGGGCAGCGCGCGGAGCTGGTGGAGCGGGGGCGGCGGGCCACCGCCGACCTGTTCGCCGGGGTCATCAAGCGGTACTCCTTCGCCGGGCGGGACATCGACCCGGCCGTCGCCCGGTTCGCCGAGCGGATGATCGAGAGCACCCCCATCGACGTGGTCGCCGAGTTCTACCCGGCCTTCACCGACCACGACAAGACCGAGGCGCTGGCCCTCTTCGCCCGGCGGCCGGTGCTCGTGCTGGCCGGGGTGCAGGACCTGGTCACGCCCAGCGAGCACAGCGAGGCCATCGCGGATCTGCTGCCCGACGCCGAGCTGGTGCTGGTGCCGGACGCCGGGCACCTGGTGATGCTGGAGCACCCGGAGGTCGTCACCGACCGGCTCGCCGACCTGCTGACCCGGGCGGGCGCGGTCCCGGCAGGCGCTACCGTGGGTGAACATGGAAAGGCCAGCAATGCCAGCAGCACCGCACAGCGCGGCTGA
- the alr gene encoding alanine racemase: MNETAHPRTAPLRARAEIDLAALRANVRTLRERAPGAALMAVVKSDAYGHGAVPCARAAVAAGATWLGTATPEEALALRAAGLPPEQVRVMCWLWTPGGPWREAIEADVDMSVSGLWAMAEVREAARAAGRPARVQLKADTGLGRNGCQPADWPALVAEALRAEAEGLVRITGLWSHFACADEPGHPSIAAQLDRFREMTAYAEARGVRPEVRHIANSPATLTLPETHFDLVRTGIAVYGLSPSPELGTPADFGLRPVMTLSASLALVKHVPGGHGVSYGHHYVTPGETTLGLVPVGYADGVPRHASGTGPVLIGGKWRTVAGRIAMDQFAVDLGGDEPETGSEAVLFGPGDRGEPTAEDWAQAAGTIAYEIVTRIGTRVPRVHLHETRPRGAAGEQE, translated from the coding sequence ATGAACGAGACAGCACACCCGCGGACGGCCCCGCTGCGCGCCCGCGCCGAGATCGATCTGGCCGCTCTGCGGGCCAACGTGCGGACCCTGCGCGAGCGGGCGCCCGGCGCCGCCCTGATGGCCGTGGTCAAGTCCGACGCGTACGGCCACGGCGCCGTGCCGTGCGCCCGCGCGGCCGTCGCCGCCGGTGCCACCTGGCTCGGCACCGCCACGCCCGAGGAGGCGCTGGCGCTGCGCGCGGCCGGGCTCCCGCCCGAGCAGGTCCGGGTGATGTGCTGGCTGTGGACGCCGGGCGGCCCGTGGCGGGAGGCGATCGAGGCCGACGTGGACATGTCGGTGAGCGGGCTGTGGGCCATGGCGGAGGTGCGGGAGGCCGCGCGCGCCGCCGGACGGCCCGCCCGGGTGCAGCTGAAGGCCGACACCGGGCTCGGCCGCAACGGCTGCCAGCCCGCCGACTGGCCCGCGCTCGTCGCCGAGGCCCTGCGCGCCGAGGCCGAGGGCCTGGTCCGGATCACCGGACTGTGGTCCCACTTCGCCTGCGCCGACGAGCCGGGGCACCCCTCGATCGCCGCGCAGCTCGACCGGTTCCGCGAGATGACCGCGTACGCCGAGGCGCGGGGCGTGCGCCCCGAGGTGCGGCACATCGCCAACTCGCCCGCCACGCTCACCTTGCCGGAGACCCACTTCGACCTGGTCCGTACGGGCATCGCCGTCTACGGCCTCTCGCCCAGCCCCGAACTGGGCACCCCGGCCGACTTCGGGCTGCGCCCGGTGATGACCCTGTCCGCCTCCCTGGCCCTGGTGAAGCACGTGCCCGGCGGGCACGGCGTCAGCTACGGGCACCATTACGTCACCCCGGGCGAGACCACCCTCGGCCTGGTCCCCGTCGGCTACGCGGACGGCGTCCCGCGCCACGCCTCGGGCACCGGGCCGGTGCTGATCGGCGGCAAGTGGCGCACGGTCGCCGGCCGTATCGCCATGGACCAGTTCGCCGTCGACCTGGGCGGCGACGAACCGGAGACCGGGTCCGAGGCCGTGCTGTTCGGGCCGGGCGACCGGGGCGAGCCCACCGCCGAGGACTGGGCGCAGGCCGCAGGCACCATCGCGTACGAGATCGTCACACGCATCGGAACACGCGTCCCCCGCGTCCATCTCCACGAGACCCGCCCCCGAGGGGCGGCGGGCGAGCAGGAGTAG